A region from the Variovorax sp. RKNM96 genome encodes:
- a CDS encoding O-succinylhomoserine sulfhydrylase, producing MTDERTLPPGLHRDTLALRTGLAPSQHGEHSEALFLTSGFVQPDAETSARRFAGTEQGFTYSRTSNPTVTSFEQRLAALEGTEAAIGASTGMGAILMMCMGLLKAGDHVICSRSVFGSTLNLFGKEFAKFGVETTFVSQTDVAEWRAAIKPNTKLLFAETPTNPLTEVCDIRALADLAHGAGALLAVDNCFCTPALQRPVELGADLIIHSGTKYLDGQGRVMAGAICGPSKLIVDVFGPIVRTAGMALSPFNAWVVLKGMETLGIRMKAQCANALAVAQWLEQQPGIARVYYPGLASHGQHELAMRQQSGQGGAVVSFDVVGDTPEAARANAFHVINSTRVVSIATNLGDTKTIITHPGTTSHGRLTEVQRQAAGISQGLIRLAVGLEYIDDITADLSRGLSTLNT from the coding sequence GTGACCGACGAACGAACCCTGCCGCCCGGACTGCACCGCGACACGCTCGCGCTGCGCACCGGGCTGGCGCCCAGCCAGCATGGCGAGCATTCCGAAGCGCTGTTCCTGACCAGCGGCTTCGTGCAGCCCGACGCCGAAACCTCGGCACGCCGCTTCGCCGGCACCGAGCAGGGCTTTACCTATTCGCGCACCTCCAACCCGACGGTGACCAGCTTCGAGCAACGCCTGGCTGCGCTCGAAGGCACCGAGGCCGCCATCGGCGCATCGACCGGCATGGGCGCGATCCTCATGATGTGCATGGGCCTGCTGAAGGCCGGTGACCACGTGATCTGCTCGCGCTCGGTGTTCGGCTCCACGCTGAACCTGTTCGGCAAGGAGTTCGCCAAGTTCGGCGTCGAGACCACCTTCGTCTCGCAGACCGACGTGGCCGAATGGCGTGCTGCGATCAAGCCGAACACCAAGCTGCTGTTCGCCGAGACGCCGACCAATCCGCTGACGGAAGTCTGCGACATCCGGGCGCTCGCCGACCTGGCCCATGGCGCCGGTGCGCTGCTTGCGGTCGACAACTGCTTCTGCACGCCTGCGCTGCAGCGGCCGGTCGAGCTGGGCGCCGACCTCATCATCCATTCGGGCACCAAGTACCTCGACGGTCAGGGCCGCGTGATGGCCGGTGCGATCTGCGGCCCGTCGAAGCTCATCGTCGATGTGTTCGGTCCGATCGTGCGCACCGCCGGCATGGCGCTGTCGCCGTTCAATGCATGGGTCGTGCTCAAGGGCATGGAAACGCTCGGCATCCGGATGAAGGCGCAGTGCGCGAATGCGTTGGCCGTGGCGCAGTGGCTCGAGCAGCAGCCCGGCATCGCGCGTGTCTATTACCCCGGTCTCGCATCGCATGGGCAGCACGAGCTCGCCATGCGCCAGCAGTCGGGGCAGGGCGGGGCTGTGGTGTCGTTCGACGTGGTCGGCGACACGCCCGAAGCTGCGCGCGCCAACGCTTTCCACGTGATCAACAGCACGCGCGTGGTGAGCATCGCCACCAACCTCGGCGACACCAAGACCATCATCACGCATCCCGGCACGACCTCGCACGGCCGCCTCACCGAAGTGCAGCGCCAGGCGGCGGGCATCAGCCAGGGGCTGATCCGCCTTGCGGTCGGCCTCGAGTACATCGACGACATCACGGCCGACCTTTCGCGCGGCCTGAGCACACTGAATACCTGA
- the purF gene encoding amidophosphoribosyltransferase, with protein MCGIVGVVSNAPVNQLLYDALLLLQHRGQDAAGIVTLLERKFFMHKAKGMVRDVFRTRNMRALPGNVGLGQVRYPTAGNAYSEEEAQPFYVNAPFGIVLVHNGNLTNAHALRSELFSTDHRHTNTESDSEVLLNVLAHELERSSRGVPLHPAEVFAAVKNMHKRLRGSYAVVSLIAGHGLLAFRDPYGIRPLCMGRNAKDGTVMVASESVALEGSGHVFERNINPGEAVFIDLEGNVHSMQCAEAPTLNPCIFEFVYLARPDSVLDGISVYQARLNLGETLAKRVVSTVPPNQIDVIIPIPESSRPSATQLAHLLGVPYREGFVKNRYVGRTFIMPGQGVRKKSVRQKLNVIASEFKGRNVLLVDDSIVRGTTSREIVQMARDAGARKVYLASAAPPVRYPNVYGIDMPTKDELVAHDRTVEEIRELIGCDALIYQDVDAMKRAIGSLNSKLDGFDASCFDGVYVTGDIDTDAISRMNGNRPRIEETEEDSSRLALPNHSE; from the coding sequence ATGTGTGGAATCGTCGGCGTTGTCAGTAACGCACCCGTCAACCAGTTGCTCTATGACGCGCTGCTGCTCCTGCAGCATCGCGGCCAGGACGCGGCCGGCATCGTGACCTTGCTGGAACGCAAGTTCTTCATGCACAAGGCCAAGGGCATGGTGCGCGACGTGTTCCGCACCCGCAACATGCGCGCGCTGCCGGGCAACGTGGGCCTGGGCCAGGTCCGCTACCCGACCGCCGGCAACGCCTACAGCGAGGAAGAGGCGCAGCCCTTCTACGTGAACGCGCCCTTCGGCATCGTGCTGGTGCACAACGGCAACCTCACCAACGCGCACGCGCTGCGTTCGGAGCTGTTCTCCACCGACCACCGCCACACCAACACCGAGAGCGATTCGGAAGTGCTGCTCAACGTGCTCGCGCACGAACTGGAGCGCTCGTCGCGCGGCGTGCCGCTGCATCCGGCCGAAGTGTTCGCCGCGGTCAAGAACATGCACAAGCGCCTGCGCGGCTCGTATGCCGTGGTGTCGCTGATCGCCGGCCACGGCCTGCTCGCCTTCCGCGATCCGTACGGCATTCGCCCGCTGTGCATGGGCCGCAATGCGAAGGACGGCACCGTCATGGTGGCCAGCGAATCGGTCGCGCTCGAAGGCTCGGGCCATGTGTTCGAACGCAACATCAACCCCGGCGAAGCGGTGTTCATCGACCTGGAAGGCAATGTCCATTCGATGCAGTGCGCCGAGGCGCCCACGCTGAATCCTTGCATCTTCGAATTCGTGTACCTCGCGCGTCCGGACTCGGTGCTCGACGGCATCTCGGTCTACCAGGCGCGCCTGAACCTGGGCGAGACGCTGGCCAAGCGCGTGGTTTCCACCGTGCCGCCGAACCAGATCGACGTGATCATCCCGATCCCCGAGTCGAGCCGCCCGAGCGCCACGCAGCTCGCGCACCTGCTGGGCGTGCCGTACCGCGAAGGCTTCGTGAAGAACCGCTACGTGGGCCGCACCTTCATCATGCCGGGGCAGGGCGTGCGCAAGAAGTCGGTGCGCCAGAAGCTCAACGTGATCGCGAGCGAATTCAAGGGCCGCAACGTGCTGCTGGTGGACGACTCCATCGTGCGCGGCACCACCAGCCGCGAAATCGTGCAGATGGCGCGCGATGCCGGCGCCCGCAAGGTCTACCTCGCCAGCGCTGCGCCGCCGGTGCGCTACCCCAACGTCTACGGCATCGACATGCCGACCAAGGACGAACTGGTCGCGCACGACCGCACCGTCGAGGAGATCCGCGAGCTGATCGGCTGCGACGCGCTGATCTACCAGGACGTCGATGCCATGAAGCGCGCCATCGGCTCGCTCAACAGCAAGCTCGACGGCTTCGATGCCTCGTGCTTCGACGGCGTGTACGTGACCGGCGACATCGATACCGATGCGATCTCGCGCATGAACGGCAACCGCCCCCGCATCGAAGAGACCGAAGAAGATTCTTCGCGCCTCGCGCTCCCCAACCACAGCGAGTGA
- a CDS encoding LysR family transcriptional regulator codes for MELRSLRYFIAVLEAGSLSRAAGALYVAQPALTAQIKKLEVEVGTQLFERSHVGVTPTAAGLQLYQDARKLLSDASAMRERLQRAPDGPEGSVTVAVPFLLASLLLGPVLARLKHTHPRIRVFVLDDLSLMVRKAMVERRADIGVLVDTEYVNGLDVKPFTREAMFVCGYDANGEVAAMTMQPAGKKAVKGKTAAVQRPELPFASAANLPLVLQSRRFSIRAQVESTATDLGLELNIAHEHDSARVIRSLYLAGAGFTFSPACAIGDAPPSGKQWLVARVVQPDLARTYFLATPAAREPDPATQAVLDVLVDEARHMIASGRWEAEFLFGKRRAGHGGPAG; via the coding sequence ATGGAACTTAGATCCCTTCGCTATTTCATCGCCGTACTTGAGGCAGGTAGCCTGTCGCGCGCGGCGGGTGCGCTGTACGTGGCTCAACCCGCGCTCACTGCGCAGATCAAGAAGCTAGAGGTCGAGGTCGGCACCCAGCTCTTCGAACGCTCGCACGTCGGGGTCACGCCCACGGCGGCCGGCCTGCAGTTGTACCAGGACGCGCGCAAGCTGCTGTCCGACGCTAGCGCCATGCGCGAGCGCCTGCAGCGCGCGCCCGACGGGCCCGAAGGCTCTGTCACGGTAGCGGTGCCTTTTCTGCTGGCCTCGCTGCTGCTCGGACCGGTGCTGGCGCGGCTGAAGCACACTCACCCGCGCATCCGTGTGTTCGTTCTCGACGACCTGAGCCTGATGGTGCGCAAGGCCATGGTCGAGCGGCGCGCAGACATCGGTGTGCTGGTCGACACCGAGTACGTCAACGGCCTGGACGTGAAGCCCTTCACGCGCGAAGCGATGTTCGTCTGCGGCTATGACGCCAATGGCGAGGTGGCGGCCATGACGATGCAGCCCGCCGGCAAGAAAGCGGTGAAGGGCAAGACCGCCGCAGTGCAGCGCCCCGAGCTTCCATTCGCAAGCGCGGCCAACCTGCCCCTGGTGCTGCAGTCGCGCCGCTTCAGCATCCGGGCACAGGTCGAGAGCACTGCGACCGACCTGGGGCTGGAACTCAACATCGCGCACGAACACGACTCGGCGCGCGTGATCCGCTCGCTGTACCTGGCTGGGGCTGGCTTCACCTTCTCGCCGGCCTGCGCCATAGGCGATGCACCGCCGAGCGGCAAGCAGTGGCTGGTCGCGCGCGTGGTGCAGCCCGATCTGGCGCGCACCTATTTCCTTGCGACCCCGGCGGCGCGCGAGCCTGACCCCGCGACCCAAGCGGTGCTGGACGTGCTGGTCGACGAGGCGCGCCACATGATTGCGTCGGGCCGCTGGGAGGCAGAGTTCCTGTTCGGCAAGCGGCGTGCCGGCCACGGTGGTCCGGCCGGCTAA
- a CDS encoding tripartite tricarboxylate transporter substrate binding protein, producing MLSLAHAVRAADQWPSRPIKWVVPYLAGTGPDTGARILAEAVGRLLGQPIIIENKGGAAGNIGARQVAHAAPDGYTWLYSAAPMAANMLMYRSPGYDAMKDFRHVMRLTTSDVLLVVNPASGIETLQDLVARARAHPGKLDYASGGVGTPSHLGVELFLNAAGISATHVPYKGASELVNAVLGSQVSFGMPIFAVAYPHVKGGKLKALGVAGARRNANLPDVPTLAEQGLQGVELTSWGGLSLPAGTPDPIASRIYEVFSRTLKDPRVIASLTELGSQVSPSTRDDYLQVIRHEIDSTGRMMKSANIQPM from the coding sequence CTGCTGTCGCTCGCGCACGCCGTGCGGGCCGCCGACCAATGGCCCAGCCGTCCCATCAAGTGGGTCGTGCCCTACCTCGCAGGCACAGGTCCCGACACCGGCGCACGCATCCTCGCCGAAGCGGTGGGCCGGCTGCTGGGCCAGCCGATCATCATCGAGAACAAAGGCGGCGCTGCGGGCAACATCGGGGCGCGCCAGGTGGCGCATGCCGCGCCCGATGGCTACACCTGGCTCTACTCGGCCGCGCCCATGGCAGCGAACATGCTGATGTATCGCTCCCCTGGCTACGATGCGATGAAGGACTTTCGCCACGTCATGCGGCTCACCACGTCGGATGTGCTGCTGGTCGTCAACCCCGCGTCGGGCATCGAGACGCTGCAAGACCTCGTCGCCAGGGCGCGCGCTCACCCCGGGAAGCTCGACTACGCCTCTGGCGGCGTGGGCACGCCTTCGCACCTCGGCGTCGAGCTGTTCTTGAATGCTGCTGGCATCAGCGCCACGCATGTGCCGTACAAGGGCGCCTCGGAACTCGTGAATGCGGTGCTGGGCAGCCAGGTGAGCTTCGGCATGCCGATCTTCGCGGTGGCATATCCGCACGTGAAGGGCGGCAAGCTCAAGGCCCTGGGTGTTGCCGGCGCAAGGCGCAATGCGAACCTTCCGGACGTGCCCACGCTGGCCGAGCAGGGACTGCAGGGCGTGGAGTTGACCTCCTGGGGTGGGCTCTCGCTGCCAGCGGGCACACCCGATCCAATCGCCTCGCGCATCTACGAGGTCTTCAGCCGCACGCTGAAGGACCCGCGGGTGATCGCATCGCTGACCGAGCTTGGCAGCCAGGTTAGCCCTTCGACGCGTGACGACTACCTCCAGGTGATCAGACACGAGATCGATTCGACCGGGCGCATGATGAAGAGCGCGAACATCCAGCCGATGTGA
- a CDS encoding alpha/beta hydrolase → MKKFSRRFAATLMAHTLGLAALAPLHSLAQPVDAAASPKPTIVLVHGAFADSSNWDAVVQRLQARHYAVIAAANPLRGPAFDAAYVAGIVDAVKGPVVLVGHSYGGSVISSAANGKPNVKALVYVAAFAPEAGETALGLTGQFPGSTLGPTLAPAVPLADGGKDLYIQQDKFPAQFAADVPLAKARLMAVGQRPIAEAALNEASQAPAWKSVPSWFIYGDRDRNIPPAAMAFMAERAHAKKTVVVKGASHVVMTSQPEAVAKLIVEAAEAAAH, encoded by the coding sequence ATGAAGAAGTTCTCTCGCCGCTTCGCCGCGACCCTGATGGCCCACACGCTCGGGCTGGCCGCGCTGGCGCCCCTGCACTCGTTGGCACAGCCGGTGGATGCCGCAGCGTCCCCCAAGCCCACGATCGTGCTCGTGCACGGCGCCTTCGCCGACTCGTCGAACTGGGACGCCGTGGTCCAGCGCCTGCAGGCGCGGCACTATGCAGTGATCGCGGCGGCGAATCCGCTGCGTGGCCCGGCATTCGACGCGGCGTACGTCGCCGGCATCGTCGATGCGGTCAAAGGGCCGGTGGTCCTCGTCGGGCATTCGTACGGCGGCTCGGTGATCTCGTCCGCCGCGAACGGAAAGCCGAACGTGAAGGCGCTGGTCTATGTGGCGGCCTTTGCCCCCGAGGCGGGCGAGACGGCCCTCGGCCTCACGGGCCAATTCCCCGGCAGCACGCTGGGCCCGACGCTGGCGCCCGCAGTGCCGCTCGCCGACGGCGGCAAGGACCTGTACATCCAGCAGGACAAGTTCCCCGCGCAGTTCGCGGCCGACGTTCCACTCGCCAAGGCGCGCCTGATGGCCGTGGGCCAGCGGCCCATCGCGGAGGCCGCGCTGAACGAGGCTTCGCAGGCGCCAGCGTGGAAATCGGTGCCGTCGTGGTTCATCTATGGCGATCGCGACAGGAACATCCCCCCGGCGGCGATGGCCTTCATGGCCGAGCGCGCCCACGCGAAGAAAACGGTGGTGGTCAAGGGCGCCTCGCATGTCGTGATGACCTCGCAGCCCGAGGCGGTCGCCAAGCTGATCGTCGAGGCGGCGGAGGCGGCGGCGCACTGA
- a CDS encoding AMP-binding protein — protein sequence MQTTAPEIANVGELASRAARIHAKRLAVTSAQRSVTYEELEQRSNRLANALRGLGLQRGDRVGVYLPNCIEIVELELACYKAALVKAPINARLAPVEVAEVIANSEATLIVTTAERAEGFLAHLKHGAPRLLLLDAAENTQASYEGVLARASDRFMPVRVHVDELAVLHYTSGSSGVLKAAMQTFGNRLAQLRKFLMRADNLQPGDLLGLVGPITHASGMQLVPALCSGATIRLFSGFDPGRFIAEMKRERVTHTFMVPTMINMLLAEVQGRYRPLPDLRRLGYGAAPMAPARIMQAMDVFGPVLSQGYGAGETTSGVCGLSVEDHLFARAAMPERLASCGRPFLESVVEIVDDEGLPVATGEIGEIVVGGPDIFAGYWRAPELTAEVLKNSRYHTGDLARADDEGYIYIVDRKKDMVISGGFNVYPSEVEAVLYQHAEVDEACVFSVPDDKWGEAVAAHIVRKPGAVLDAAALDAFCAERLAGFKRPRRIEFVETLQKNANGKIARKAIQTPYWAGHDRRVN from the coding sequence TTGCAAACCACAGCCCCCGAGATCGCCAACGTCGGCGAGCTCGCATCCCGCGCCGCCCGCATCCACGCGAAGCGTCTTGCCGTCACCAGCGCACAGCGCTCGGTCACCTACGAAGAACTCGAGCAGCGCTCCAACCGCCTGGCCAATGCGCTGCGCGGCCTGGGCCTGCAGCGTGGCGACCGCGTGGGCGTGTACCTGCCCAACTGCATCGAGATCGTCGAACTGGAGCTGGCCTGCTACAAGGCCGCGCTGGTGAAGGCGCCGATCAACGCGCGGCTCGCGCCGGTCGAGGTGGCCGAGGTCATCGCCAATAGCGAGGCGACGCTGATCGTCACCACCGCCGAGCGCGCCGAGGGTTTCCTTGCCCACCTGAAGCACGGCGCGCCGCGGCTGCTGCTGCTCGACGCGGCCGAGAACACGCAGGCCTCCTACGAAGGCGTTCTCGCGCGCGCCAGCGACCGCTTCATGCCCGTGCGCGTGCATGTCGACGAGCTTGCCGTGCTGCACTACACCTCGGGCTCCAGCGGCGTGCTCAAGGCCGCGATGCAGACCTTCGGCAACCGGCTGGCGCAATTGCGCAAGTTCCTGATGCGCGCCGACAATCTGCAGCCCGGCGACCTGTTGGGGCTGGTCGGGCCGATCACCCATGCCTCGGGCATGCAGCTGGTGCCCGCGCTGTGCAGCGGCGCGACGATCCGCCTCTTCAGCGGCTTCGACCCCGGCCGCTTCATCGCCGAGATGAAGCGCGAGCGCGTGACCCACACCTTCATGGTGCCAACCATGATCAACATGCTGCTGGCCGAGGTGCAAGGTCGCTACCGCCCGCTGCCCGACCTGCGGCGCCTGGGCTACGGCGCGGCGCCGATGGCGCCCGCCCGCATCATGCAGGCGATGGACGTGTTCGGCCCGGTGCTCTCGCAGGGCTACGGCGCGGGCGAGACGACCTCGGGCGTGTGCGGCCTCAGCGTGGAAGACCATCTTTTCGCGCGTGCCGCGATGCCCGAGCGACTTGCGTCGTGTGGCCGGCCGTTCCTCGAGTCGGTGGTGGAGATCGTCGACGACGAAGGCCTGCCGGTGGCCACGGGCGAGATCGGCGAGATCGTGGTCGGCGGTCCTGACATCTTCGCGGGCTACTGGCGCGCGCCCGAACTCACGGCCGAGGTGCTGAAGAACAGCCGCTACCACACGGGCGACCTCGCCCGCGCGGACGACGAGGGCTACATCTACATCGTCGACCGCAAGAAGGACATGGTGATCAGCGGCGGCTTCAACGTATACCCCTCGGAGGTGGAGGCCGTGCTCTACCAGCATGCCGAGGTGGACGAGGCCTGCGTGTTCAGCGTGCCCGACGACAAGTGGGGCGAGGCCGTCGCCGCGCACATCGTGCGCAAGCCCGGCGCGGTGCTCGACGCCGCGGCGCTCGATGCCTTCTGCGCCGAGCGGCTCGCGGGCTTCAAGCGGCCGCGCCGCATCGAGTTCGTCGAGACGCTGCAGAAGAACGCCAACGGAAAGATCGCGCGCAAGGCCATCCAGACGCCGTACTGGGCGGGCCATGACCGCCGCGTGAACTGA
- a CDS encoding CvpA family protein, whose translation MALLDWIAVTLIVVSMLFGLMRGLVFEVISLMGWVAAFIAAQWLASDVAAWLPFGEPQATWRYPLAFVLVFVAVAFGVGLVAALTRKLITVVGLRPVDRILGAAFGAARGAVALLVLAVVVHLLVLSDSAWWRDSLSAGVLDAALQGLKPALPEKLASYLP comes from the coding sequence GTGGCCCTGCTCGACTGGATCGCCGTCACGCTCATCGTGGTGTCGATGCTGTTCGGCCTCATGCGGGGCCTGGTGTTCGAAGTGATTTCGCTGATGGGCTGGGTGGCTGCTTTCATCGCTGCCCAGTGGCTGGCTTCCGATGTGGCGGCGTGGTTGCCGTTCGGCGAGCCGCAGGCGACGTGGCGTTATCCATTGGCCTTCGTGCTGGTGTTTGTGGCGGTGGCGTTCGGCGTGGGGCTCGTGGCGGCGCTCACGCGCAAGCTGATCACCGTCGTGGGCCTTCGGCCTGTGGACCGGATTTTGGGAGCTGCCTTCGGTGCGGCGCGGGGCGCAGTGGCCCTGCTCGTGCTGGCAGTCGTTGTTCATTTGCTGGTGTTGAGCGACAGTGCCTGGTGGCGCGACTCGCTCAGTGCCGGTGTTCTCGATGCGGCATTGCAGGGCCTGAAACCCGCGCTGCCTGAAAAGTTGGCAAGCTACCTGCCCTGA
- a CDS encoding acyl-CoA dehydrogenase family protein: protein MTTPTTTNEPTAASSVRSPLFDGPFEGSERAAELIARIGDFLQGELDALVREEGIDHEHSPAKAVLQRVWRRSHELGFYGMTLPTAMGGLGLSLLDHVLIKESIYASGSPLAPHVFGELSGPPRVGALARHATPMQLANFIVPVAQAEKAICFALTEAEAGSDPGALQTQARLEGDSYVLNGRKRFISGSPFADYAVLMASTSDSPERREISAFFVDLHQAGVVVVSGYKTMAGQSTTGDIVLSDCRVPATHLIGAPGRGLALALGRITVNRLLHCPGMVGLATVALKDARDYARTRRQFGRPIAEFQAIQHSLADMATQLAAARALMISTARQLDAGGDARADASMAKLFCSESAFRIADAAVQIHGGEGIVQGRRVEFLFRMLRMYRVLTGTSEIQKNIIARELLGEAP, encoded by the coding sequence ATGACCACGCCAACCACTACCAACGAGCCCACCGCTGCCTCCAGCGTGCGCTCGCCCTTGTTCGACGGCCCATTCGAAGGCTCCGAACGCGCGGCGGAACTGATCGCGCGCATCGGCGACTTCCTGCAGGGCGAGCTCGATGCGCTGGTGCGCGAAGAGGGCATCGACCACGAGCACAGCCCGGCCAAGGCCGTGCTGCAGCGCGTGTGGCGCCGCTCGCACGAACTGGGCTTCTACGGCATGACCTTGCCCACGGCCATGGGCGGTCTCGGGCTTTCGCTGCTCGACCACGTGCTGATCAAGGAGTCGATCTACGCGAGCGGCTCGCCACTGGCGCCCCATGTGTTCGGCGAACTCAGCGGCCCACCGCGCGTGGGCGCGCTCGCGCGCCACGCCACGCCGATGCAGCTCGCGAACTTCATCGTGCCGGTGGCGCAGGCCGAGAAGGCCATCTGCTTCGCGCTCACCGAGGCCGAAGCCGGCTCGGACCCCGGCGCGTTGCAGACCCAGGCCCGCCTCGAGGGCGACAGCTATGTGCTCAACGGGCGCAAGCGCTTCATCTCGGGCTCACCCTTCGCGGACTACGCGGTACTGATGGCCTCCACCTCCGACAGTCCGGAGCGGCGCGAGATCTCGGCTTTCTTCGTCGACCTGCACCAGGCCGGCGTGGTGGTGGTCTCGGGCTACAAGACCATGGCGGGCCAGTCGACCACCGGCGACATCGTGCTGAGCGACTGCCGTGTACCCGCCACGCACCTCATCGGCGCGCCCGGCCGCGGCCTGGCGCTGGCGCTGGGACGCATCACCGTCAACCGGCTGTTGCATTGCCCCGGCATGGTCGGGCTGGCCACCGTGGCGCTGAAGGACGCGCGCGACTACGCGCGCACACGCCGACAGTTCGGCCGCCCGATTGCCGAGTTCCAGGCGATCCAGCATTCGCTGGCCGACATGGCCACGCAGCTCGCGGCGGCGCGAGCGCTGATGATTTCCACCGCGCGCCAGCTCGACGCGGGCGGCGACGCGCGCGCCGATGCGTCGATGGCCAAGCTGTTCTGCTCGGAGTCGGCGTTCCGCATCGCCGACGCCGCTGTACAGATCCATGGTGGCGAAGGCATCGTGCAGGGGCGCCGCGTCGAGTTCCTGTTCCGCATGCTGCGCATGTACCGCGTGCTGACCGGCACCAGCGAGATCCAGAAGAACATCATCGCGCGCGAGTTGCTCGGCGAGGCGCCGTAG
- the gltX gene encoding glutamate--tRNA ligase, with translation MTGKVRTRIAPSPTGFLHLGTARTALYSWAYARHHGGEFVLRIEDTDVARSTQDSTDQILASMHWLGLDYDEGPIYQMQRLERYREVIAQMLAAGTAYHCYCTPAELDEMREAQRARGEKTLYDRRWRPEPGKVLPAVPEGVPPVVRFCNPPEGDVTWNDLVKGEITINNREIDDLIILRPDGVPTYNFAVVVDDWDMNITHVFRGDEHINNTPWQINIFRALGAPLPQFGHVPVILGDDGQKLSKRRGAVSVTAYEENGYLPEAMLNYLARLGWSHGDDELFTREQMVSWFDGSHLSKSPAQWDAAKLAWVNAQYIKAKADAELAPLVAAQLKKRGIEADDRLVAICALFKDRCETTVALADWAAAFYTDVTPSDADRAQHVTDAVKPVIATLAEKLASVTWEKVSIAAAIKEVLAAHSVKMPVLAMPVRVLVMGTPQTPSLDSVLAIFSREKVVERLKRA, from the coding sequence ATGACCGGCAAAGTTCGCACCCGCATCGCTCCGTCTCCCACCGGCTTCCTTCACCTGGGCACGGCTCGCACTGCGCTCTATTCGTGGGCTTATGCGCGCCACCACGGCGGCGAGTTCGTGCTGCGCATCGAGGACACCGACGTGGCCCGCTCCACGCAGGACTCGACCGACCAGATCCTCGCCTCGATGCACTGGCTCGGCCTCGACTACGACGAGGGCCCGATCTATCAGATGCAGCGTCTGGAGCGGTATCGCGAAGTCATCGCGCAGATGCTCGCGGCAGGCACCGCCTACCACTGCTACTGCACGCCGGCCGAGCTCGACGAGATGCGCGAGGCGCAACGCGCGCGCGGTGAGAAGACGCTGTACGACCGCCGCTGGCGCCCCGAGCCGGGCAAGGTGCTGCCGGCCGTGCCCGAAGGCGTGCCGCCGGTGGTGCGCTTCTGCAATCCGCCCGAAGGCGACGTGACGTGGAACGACCTCGTCAAGGGCGAGATCACCATCAACAACCGCGAGATCGACGACCTCATCATCCTGCGGCCAGATGGCGTGCCCACGTACAACTTCGCGGTGGTGGTCGACGACTGGGACATGAACATCACGCACGTGTTCCGCGGCGACGAGCACATCAACAACACGCCGTGGCAGATCAACATCTTCCGTGCGCTCGGCGCACCGCTGCCCCAGTTCGGCCATGTGCCGGTGATCCTGGGCGACGACGGGCAGAAGCTCTCGAAGCGCCGCGGCGCGGTGAGCGTCACCGCCTATGAAGAGAACGGCTACCTGCCCGAGGCGATGCTGAACTACCTCGCGCGCCTGGGCTGGAGCCACGGCGACGACGAGCTCTTCACGCGCGAGCAGATGGTGAGCTGGTTCGACGGTTCGCACCTCTCCAAGAGCCCCGCGCAGTGGGATGCGGCGAAGCTCGCCTGGGTCAACGCGCAGTACATCAAGGCCAAGGCCGATGCGGAACTCGCGCCGCTCGTGGCCGCGCAACTGAAGAAGCGCGGCATCGAGGCCGACGATCGGCTCGTTGCCATCTGTGCGCTCTTCAAGGACCGCTGCGAAACCACGGTCGCGCTGGCCGACTGGGCCGCCGCGTTCTACACGGACGTGACGCCCAGCGATGCCGATCGCGCGCAGCACGTCACCGATGCGGTGAAGCCCGTCATCGCGACGCTGGCCGAGAAGCTCGCGAGCGTGACGTGGGAAAAAGTTTCGATCGCCGCGGCCATCAAGGAAGTTCTGGCCGCGCATTCTGTGAAAATGCCCGTGTTGGCCATGCCGGTTCGCGTCCTCGTGATGGGAACACCGCAGACGCCATCCCTCGATTCGGTGCTCGCCATCTTTTCTCGCGAAAAAGTTGTGGAGCGTTTGAAAAGGGCCTGA